One Hevea brasiliensis isolate MT/VB/25A 57/8 chromosome 5, ASM3005281v1, whole genome shotgun sequence genomic region harbors:
- the LOC110667705 gene encoding 50S ribosomal protein L17, chloroplastic, producing MAMAMAAACGSDSRWRWSMASLISALPSPSSSYSSSVTAAVRFPSLRSRALCLSRRQQPLFLRSFTGLSSLNPILSIGFSECTSFEHGFPSIDNGSRFFAMRHGRRVPKLNRPPDQRRALLRGLTTQLLKHGRIKTTRARASAMRKYVDKMITLAKDGSLHKRRQALGFIYEKQIVHALFAEVPDRYGDRNGGYTRIIRTLPRRGDNAPMAYIELV from the exons ATGGCAATGGCAATGGCAGCGGCCTGTGGGAGCGATAGTAGATGGAGATGGAGCATGGCATCTCTAATATCAGCACtcccttctccttcttcttcttattcttcttcagtCACCGCCGCAGTGCGATTCCCATCTTTACGTTCCCGTGCTCTCTGCCTCTCCCGCCGCCAACAGCCCCTCTTTCTCCGCTCCTTCACGGGTCTTTCTTCTCTAAACCCTATCCTTTCCATTGGTTTCtcgg AGTGTACCAGTTTTGAACATGGGTTCCCCTCTATTGATAATGGGTCTCGATTTTTCGCCATGAGACACGGCAGACGAGTTCCAAAGCTCAATCGGCCTCCTGACCAACGCCGGGCACTTCTTAGAGGCCTCACTACTCAGCTGCTTAAACATGGACGGATCAAAACCACTAGAGCTCGGGCCAGCGCCATGAGAAAGTATGTTGACAAGATGATTACTTTGGCCAAGGATGGGTCTCTCCACAAGAGAAGACAAGCTCTGGGCTTCATTTATGAAAAGCAGATCGTCCATGCCTTGTTTGCGGAGGTCCCGGACAGGTACGGCGACAGAAATGGTGGATATACCAGAATTATTAGAACTCTGCCGCGGCGAGGGGACAATGCACCCATGGCATATATAGAACTTGTTTAG
- the LOC110667703 gene encoding probable serine/threonine-protein kinase PBL8 — protein MGNCGTREESAVVSNAQVQQQLHHMLSSSSVGVRNVPSGKKHSRSVSDLSDPSSTPRNFEDSRKNALLYTHVIDFTLYELETITKSFRSDYILGEGGFGTVYKGYIDENVRVGLKSLPVAVKVLNKEGLQGHREWLTEVNFLGQLRHPNLVKLIGYCCEDDHRLLVYEFMFRGSLENHLFRKATVPLSWATRMMIALGAAKGLAFLHNAERPVIYRDFKTSNILLDSDYTAKLSDFGLAKAGPQGDETHVSTRVMGTYGYAAPEYVMTGHLTARSDVFSFGVVLLELLTGRKSVDKTRPSKEQSLVDWARPKLNDKRKMLQIIDPRLENQYSVRAAQKACSLAYYCLSQNPKARPLMSDVVETLEPLQCSNDGATEVSSIPTLAGGAGAFAMGGVPDYRMRRRFTNNVGPGSSCRSPNPNCSPGGPAACRVR, from the exons ATGGGCAACTGCGGCACTAGAGAGGAATCTGCTGTTGTCTCAAATGCTCAAG TTCAACAGCAGCTCCACCATATGTTATCATCATCTTCTGTGGGTGTTAGAAATGTCCCCTCTGGGAAGAAGCACAGTCGGTCTGTATCAGATCTGAGTGATCCTTCTTCTACCCCGCGAAACTTTGAGGATTCCAGGAAGAATGCTCTTCTTTATACCCATGTTATTGACTTCACTTTATATGAACTCGAGACTATAACTAAAAGCTTCCGCTCTGATTACATTCTGGGTGAAGGTGGATTTGGGACTGTGTATAAAGGCTACATTGATGAGAATGTCAGGGTTGGCCTCAAATCTCTCCCTGTTGCTGTCAAGGTTCTCAACAAGGAGGGCCTTCAGGGCCACCGCGAATGGCTT ACGGAAGTCAACTTTTTGGGACAGCTTAGGCATCCTAATCTGGTGAAGTTGATTGGATACTGTTGCGAGGATGATCATAGATTACTTGTTTATGAGTTTATGTTCCGAGGAAGTCTTGAGAATCACCTCTTTCGAA AAGCAACTGTTCCATTGTCTTGGGCCACAAGAATGATGATTGCTCTTGGAGCTGCCAAAGGGCTTGCTTTCCTTCACAATGCTGAAAGGCCAGTTATATATCGGGACTTCAAAACCTCTAATATATTATTGGACTCT GATTATACAGCCAAGCTATCTGATTTTGGGCTTGCAAAAGCTGGGCCACAAGGTGATGAGACTCATGTATCAACTCGAGTAATGGGTACCTATGGTTATGCTGCCCCTGAATACGTGATGACTG GTCACTTGACTGCAAGAAGTGATGTATTCAGTTTTGGAGTTGTTCTTCTGGAACTATTAACAGGAAGGAAGTCTGTTGACAAGACAAGGCCCAGCAAGGAGCAAAGCTTGGTAGATTGGGCCCGTCCAAAATTGAATGACAAGAGAAAAATGCTGCAAATAATTGACCCTAGATTGGAGAACCAGTACTCTGTAAGGGCAGCACAGAAAGCCTGCAGCTTAGCATACTATTGTTTGAGCCAGAATCCGAAGGCAAGGCCCTTGATGAGTGATGTAGTTGAAACTTTGGAACCTCTACAGTGCAGTAACGATGGTGCTACTGAAGTCTCATCAATCCCAACCCTAGCAGGTGGTGCTGGTGCATTTGCAATGGGGGGAGTCCCTGATTATCGAATGCGCCGTAGATTTACAAACAATGTTGGTCCTGGTTCAAGTTGTCGGTCACCTAATCCTAATTGCTCCCCAGGTGGTCCTGCAGCTTGTAGGGTTAGATGA
- the LOC110667704 gene encoding uncharacterized protein LOC110667704, which yields MSLCVCIPSAVCKVGISRTMKLLLLFFLLIPLLIITTPAELLPVQASAAGEFQPVEPTEYRLIAATVRGRRLAPFQLCLLCKCCAAAAATTCATMPCCFGIDCQLPNKPYGKNGAQELRKENKARDDYDFGS from the exons ATGAGCCTATGCGTGTGTATTCCATCCGCAGTGTGCAAGGTTGGGATCAGTCGTACTATGAAACTACTGTTATTATTTTTTCTGTTAATCCCTCTCTTGATCATTACTACTCCTG CTGAACTGTTGCCGGTCCAGGCATCAGCAGCAGGGGAATTCCAGCCTGTGGAGCCGACTGAGTACCGGTTAATCGCGGCAACAGTGCGAGGACGAAGGCTGGCACCCTTCCAGCTGTGCTTGTTGTGCAAGTGCTGTGCTGCTGCTGCTGCCACTACCTGTGCCACCATGCCTTGCTGCTTTGGCATCGATTGCCAGCTTCCTAATAAGCCTTATGGG AAAAATGGAGCTCAAGAATTGAGAAAAGAAAACAAAGCCAGGGATGACTATGATTTTGGTTCTTGA